The Cherax quadricarinatus isolate ZL_2023a chromosome 48, ASM3850222v1, whole genome shotgun sequence genome includes a region encoding these proteins:
- the LOC128696084 gene encoding uncharacterized protein isoform X2, which yields MMREYVRLELYQLMIYLVLSSILVTVETSLPSSRTNYLYNLHLTQPTIHATDVGRNKKRAFVNDNEIDQIPENEDMKHTGFLDKKVPGSLPLSSVGISREGSLNDIQHSLKRSSFYGLNDGLQKVNESPRLPRESTIQLLRLLTQPSTTCRRLVRVGGRSCLGAFDGSKLMCLDDDVMIRPLHCLVYSFGVGNDFTFDEHMQDFGCEVHAFDHDEHHEIYDFRIGPTAFFHKTRIGTRTRYFRYCENSTQGRRCDPFIRYQTMTDIRRSLGHEGRPVDYMKLDIEDPLRHAAKCERARESASHHCLLHEGSTRSGCLGVPLGQL from the exons ATGATGAGGGAATATGTAAGACTAGAGTTGTATCAGCTCATGATATATTTAGTGTTGAGTTCCATACTGGTGACTGTGGAGACATCACTACCTTCTTCAAGAACTAACTACCTCTACAACCTCCACCTAACACAGCCAACTATCCATGCCACTGATGTTGGGAGGAATAAGAAAAGAGCGTTTGTTAATGACAACGAAATTGACCAAATACCTGAGAATGAAGATATGAAGCACACTGGGTTCTTGGATAAGAAAGTACCAGGAAGTCTTCCTTTATCGAGTGTGGGTATTTCAAGGGAGGGTAGTCTGAATGACATTCAGCACTCACTCAAACGTTCGAGTTTTTATGGACTTAACGATGGTCTTCAGAAAGTGAACGAAAGCCCCAGATTACCAAGAGAGAGTACAATTCAACTGCTGCGTCTTCTAACACAGCCTTCCACCACTTGTAGAAGGCTTGTGAGAGTAGGGGGTCGTTCCTGCCTTGGAGCCTTCGATGGATCAAAG CTCATGTGCCTGGATGACGACGTAATGATACGCCCTCTCCACTGCCTCGTCTACTCCTTCGGGGTTGGCAACGACTTCACCTTTGATGAACACATGCAG GACTTCGGCTGTGAGGTACACGCCTTCGACCACGACGAACATCACGAAATCTACGACTTTAGGATCGGTCCCACCGCCTTCTTCCACAAGACCAGGATAGGCACCAGGACCCGTTACTTCAG GTACTGCGAGAACTCGACCCAAGGCCGCCGTTGTGACCCTTTTATCCGCTATCAAACTATGACTGACATTCGCAG GAGCCTGGGTCATGAAGGACGTCCGGTGGACTACATGAAGCTGGATATTGAAG ATCCACTTAGACATGCTGCGAAATGTGAAAGAGCCAGAGAGTCGGCAAGCCATCATTGCCTCCTACATGAAGGTTCTACAAGGTCTGGCTGCCTTGGGGTTCCACTTGGTCAGCTATGA
- the LOC128696084 gene encoding uncharacterized protein isoform X1: MMREYVRLELYQLMIYLVLSSILVTVETSLPSSRTNYLYNLHLTQPTIHATDVGRNKKRAFVNDNEIDQIPENEDMKHTGFLDKKVPGSLPLSSVGISREGSLNDIQHSLKRSSFYGLNDGLQKVNESPRLPRESTIQLLRLLTQPSTTCRRLVRVGGRSCLGAFDGSKLMCLDDDVMIRPLHCLVYSFGVGNDFTFDEHMQDFGCEVHAFDHDEHHEIYDFRIGPTAFFHKTRIGTRTRYFRYCENSTQGRRCDPFIRYQTMTDIRRSLGHEGRPVDYMKLDIEGEEWGVLQQVLLNTSVLASVTQLSFEIHLDMLRNVKEPESRQAIIASYMKVLQGLAALGFHLVSYEENMLNPQYEIVDGVQMNLYAELLYLRRKYTGEKLPLGG, from the exons ATGATGAGGGAATATGTAAGACTAGAGTTGTATCAGCTCATGATATATTTAGTGTTGAGTTCCATACTGGTGACTGTGGAGACATCACTACCTTCTTCAAGAACTAACTACCTCTACAACCTCCACCTAACACAGCCAACTATCCATGCCACTGATGTTGGGAGGAATAAGAAAAGAGCGTTTGTTAATGACAACGAAATTGACCAAATACCTGAGAATGAAGATATGAAGCACACTGGGTTCTTGGATAAGAAAGTACCAGGAAGTCTTCCTTTATCGAGTGTGGGTATTTCAAGGGAGGGTAGTCTGAATGACATTCAGCACTCACTCAAACGTTCGAGTTTTTATGGACTTAACGATGGTCTTCAGAAAGTGAACGAAAGCCCCAGATTACCAAGAGAGAGTACAATTCAACTGCTGCGTCTTCTAACACAGCCTTCCACCACTTGTAGAAGGCTTGTGAGAGTAGGGGGTCGTTCCTGCCTTGGAGCCTTCGATGGATCAAAG CTCATGTGCCTGGATGACGACGTAATGATACGCCCTCTCCACTGCCTCGTCTACTCCTTCGGGGTTGGCAACGACTTCACCTTTGATGAACACATGCAG GACTTCGGCTGTGAGGTACACGCCTTCGACCACGACGAACATCACGAAATCTACGACTTTAGGATCGGTCCCACCGCCTTCTTCCACAAGACCAGGATAGGCACCAGGACCCGTTACTTCAG GTACTGCGAGAACTCGACCCAAGGCCGCCGTTGTGACCCTTTTATCCGCTATCAAACTATGACTGACATTCGCAG GAGCCTGGGTCATGAAGGACGTCCGGTGGACTACATGAAGCTGGATATTGAAGGTGAGGAGTGGGGAGTGCTGCAGCAGGTGCTCCTCAACACCTCTGTTCTCGCTTCTGTCACACAGCTCTCCTTTGAG ATCCACTTAGACATGCTGCGAAATGTGAAAGAGCCAGAGAGTCGGCAAGCCATCATTGCCTCCTACATGAAGGTTCTACAAGGTCTGGCTGCCTTGGGGTTCCACTTGGTCAGCTATGAGGAGAACATGCTAAATCCCCAATATGAAATAGTAGATGGGGTTCAAATGAACCTCTATGCTGAGCTCTTGTACTTACGAAGAAAATATACTGGTGAGAAACTGCCACTGGGTGGCTAA